In Eriocheir sinensis breed Jianghai 21 chromosome 8, ASM2467909v1, whole genome shotgun sequence, the following proteins share a genomic window:
- the LOC126995335 gene encoding KH domain-containing, RNA-binding, signal transduction-associated protein 3-like, protein MADVTKDKAIKLTVRVLVPVPSSLTPPLSQQFNFVGKLLGPKGNSMKRLQEETLTKMAVLGRGSMRDKQKEEELRQSGDPKFGHLSEDLHVEVTAVAPPAEAHARIAYALTEIRRYLVPDYNDEIRQGQMREMQLLVGSTTTSTTTGNTTTTGNTTTATTTTANNNNNNNNTTTNNNNNNNGICGSEEESCSPHSNGSPPPPPPGTGVGGGGGGGGGGGGRSGGGVRVSITSPHPALRGLNRAQAALLTTGKGELVKARGSSGGSSISSSSSSSSSRRSVLSLLTRARAIQQKEELMDAAYHDLPGYGLYDPLADLPLSDQADDVTGRVSGGGALKMTTPADRARFRHDPYLRIPSST, encoded by the exons cttcctcactcactccccctctctcccaacAGTTCAACTTCGTGGGCAAGCTCCTGGGTCCCAAAGGCAACTCTATGAAGCGTCTGCAGGAGGAGACACTGACGAAGATGGCAGTGCTCGGGAGAGGCTCCATGCGGGACAAACAAAAG gaggaggagctgcGCCAGTCCGGGGACCCCAAGTTCGGGCACCTGAGCGAGGACCTGCACGTGGAGGTGACGGCCGTGGCGCCCCCCGCAGAGGCACACGCCCGCATCGCCTACGCCCTCACGGAGATACGACGATACCTGGTGCCC GACTACAACGACGAGATCAGACAAGGACAGATGAGGGAGATGCAACTCCTCGTGGgcagcaccaccacctctaccaccaccggcaacaccaccaccaccggcaacaccaccaccgccaccaccaccaccgccaacaacaacaacaacaacaataacaccaccaccaataacaacaacaacaacaacggaataTGTGGATCTGAAGAGGAGTCCTGCTCGCCCCACTCCAACggctcccccccgccccctccccccggtactggtgttggaggtggtggtggaggtgggggtggtggtggaggcaggagtGGAGGTGGTGTGAGGGTGTCCATTACCTCGCCGCATCCCGCGCTAAGAGGCTTGAATCGTGCCCAGGCTGCCCTCCTTACGAcgg GCAAGGGCGAGCTGGTGAAGGCCCGGGGCAGCAGCGGGGGCAGCAGcatcagcagtagcagcagcagcagcagcagccggcgGTCCGTGCTGAGCCTGCTGACACGGGCACGAGCCATACAGCAGAAGGAGGAGCTCATGGATGCAGCCTACCACGACCTGCccgg GTATGGCCTCTACGACCCCTTGGCGGACCTGCCCCTCTCCGACCAGGCCGACGACGTGACAG gTCGTGTGAGCGGGGGCGGCGCCCTCAAGATGACGACCCCCGCCGACCGCGCCAGGTTCCGCCACGACCCCTACCTCAGGATTCCCTCCTCCACCTAG